In a genomic window of Meleagris gallopavo isolate NT-WF06-2002-E0010 breed Aviagen turkey brand Nicholas breeding stock chromosome 1, Turkey_5.1, whole genome shotgun sequence:
- the LOC104909741 gene encoding LOW QUALITY PROTEIN: zinc finger protein OZF (The sequence of the model RefSeq protein was modified relative to this genomic sequence to represent the inferred CDS: deleted 2 bases in 1 codon; substituted 1 base at 1 genomic stop codon), producing MAGELSAGGGITTVKEDLQNSGTAQRQCVSVSVGKTRKDVQGGVEQGGHVKKPLGNCPGKRARKHLDCSTGQKQCKDSVSREVCRKKSQNPCDGSEKSFQTYSDCVNQQHIHAGDRHFKCLECDKSYIKSCNLHFHQCVHTPEKPDNCSEGEKNFSSELPSHQRTHSEDRPYKCQQCGKSFKSSSKLLSHQHIHTGERPFKCPECGKSFKSRSDLIYHQRIHTGERAFKCPECPKIFRSSSDLAIHQRIHTGDKPYKCPVCEKSFRQCSHLMIHQRIHTGDRPYKCPVCGKGYKSSSHLKSHQRIHTGERPFKCPVCGKSFKSSSNLIRHQHIHTGERPFKCPECEESFKSSSDLIYHQSIHTGERPYKCPECGKSFRRSSNLTIHHRIHTGERPFKCPQCPKSFKSSSHLIYHQLIHTGERAFKCPECSKNFKSSSHLIRHQRIHTGEKPYKCPECGESFKSSPSLRGQQHTRTGERPCEYSERGEGFRSLNSHRHIHRGDRXQKCPGFVRSFRSSSSLLTYQRVHARDRACKCNECEKVFTPTWLPACGFAW from the exons ATGGCAGGAGAGCTCAGTGCAG GTGGTGGCATCACAACTGTGAAGGAAGATCTGCAGAATAGTGGCACGGCCCAGAGGCAGTGTGTTAGCGTCTCTGTTGGAAAAACCAGGAAGGATGTCCAAGGGGGTGTGGAGCAAGGAGGGCACGTCAAGAAGCCACTGGGAAACTGTCCAGGAAAGAGAGCGAGGAAACACCTAGACTGCAGCACAGGTCAGAAGCAGTGTAAAGACTCAGTGAGCAGGGAAGTGTGCCGTAAGAAAAGTCAAAATCCATGTGATGGGAGTGAGAAAAGCTTTCAAACTTATTCTGACTGTGTTAACCAGCAGCACATCCACGCAGGAGACAGACACTTTAAATGCCTTGAGTGTGACAAGAGCTACATAAAAAGCTGCAACTTGCATTTCCACCAATGCGTCCACACACCGGAGAAACCTGACAATTGCTCCGAGGGTGAGAAGAACTTCAGTTCAGAACTTCCTTCCCACCAGCGCACGCACTCGGAAGACAGACCCTACAAGTGTCAacagtgtgggaagagcttcaaaagcagttctAAACTCCTCTCCCACCAGCACATCCACACAGGAGAGAGACCCTTTAAGTGTCCTGAGTGTGGCAAGAGCTTCAAAAGCCGTTCTGACCTCATCTACCACCAGCGCATCCACACAGGGGAGAGAGCTTTTAAGTGCCCTGAGTGCCCAAAGATCTTCAGAAGCAGTTCTGACCTTGCAATCCACCAGCGCATCCACACAGGCGACAAACCCTACAAGTGCCCTGTGTGTGAGAAGAGCTTCCGGCAGTGCTCCCACCTCATGATCCACCAGCGCATCCACACAGGAGACAGACCCTACAAGTGCCCCGTTTGTGGGAAAGGCTACAAAAGCAGCTCTCATTTGAAGAGCCACCAGCGCATCCACACGGGAGAGAGACCGTTCAAGTGCCCTGTGTGTGGAAagagcttcaaaagcagttcCAACCTCATCCGCCACCAGCACATCCACACAGGAGAGAGACCCTTTAAATGCCCAGAGTGTGAGGagagcttcaaaagcagttctgaCCTCATCTACCACCAGAGCATCCACACGGGAGAGAGACCCTATAAGTGCCCcgagtgtgggaagagcttcagaAGGAGTTCCAACCTGACAATTCACCATCGCATCCACACAGGAGAGAGACCTTTTAAGTGTCCGCAGTGTCCAAAGAGCTTTAAAAGCAGTTCCCACCTTATCTACCAccagctcatccacacaggaGAGAGAGCCTTTAAGTGTCCTGAGTGTTCAAAGAACTTCAAAAGCAGTTCCCACCTCATCCGCCACCAGCGCATCCACACAGGGGAGAAA CCCTACAAGTGCCCTGAGTGTGGGGAGAGCTTCAAAAGCAGTCCCAGCCTCAGAGGTCAGCAGCACACCCGCACAGGAGAGAGACCTTGCGAGTACTCTGAGCGCGGGGAAGGCTTTAGAAGCCTCAACTCCCACAGGCACATCCACAGAGGAGACAGATGACAGAAGTGCCCTGGGTTTGTGAGAAGCTTCAGAAGCAGTTCCAGCCTCCTTACCTACCAGCGCGTCCACGCAAGAGATAGAGCCTGCAAGTGCAACGAATGTGAGAAGGTCTTCACCCCAACCTGGTTACCTGCTTGTGGGTTTGCATGGTGA